In Penaeus chinensis breed Huanghai No. 1 chromosome 40, ASM1920278v2, whole genome shotgun sequence, one genomic interval encodes:
- the LOC125047071 gene encoding uncharacterized protein LOC125047071, with translation MIGTRQFCVGVQFRLLGQCCFGLRLLYVPHRPSEPAERVYRMGDKELANGVDNPTPQSLVTEEHVQAALRKDKGPDARLTSWSVEDFTRKGDNYACVVSSVRASYTKGKGEGEVVYVVKLNPCRNLESFREFTHTVFEKECRFYLSLVPELNRVLEGASQTLLRVPRCYHGTLEDDREMIFLEDLRPRGFKMFDRKKGLDVAHATLILQELARLHAASVLLQAETPDEDLSEKYSFLKRDWLDVGSDSPHSIQSLFDSYLCNAIEILKTVGGYERAIAWVESLRPDLEQIFKSKLGMAKFNVVCHGDCWNNNVLFRYDAEGCPVEVMLLDLQLCRRASPATDLNYFLYTSITGDVRKPNLEKFLASYYTIFASVLRSAGFEDFLSEKELTEVFRDHNVIAGHLLYDDRAHGPHGIRRRAGSLDAHG, from the exons ATGATTGGCACCAGACAATTTTGCGTTGGAGTGCAGTTTCGTCTCCTGGGTCAGTGTTGCTTCGGTCTCCGCCTGCTCTACGTGCCACACAGACCCTCCGAGCCTGCAGAGCGAGTCTACAGAATGGgtgacaaag AACTAGCGAACGGCGTCGACAACCCCACGCCGCAGAGTCTGGTCACGGAGGAGCACGTCCAAGCGGCCCTTCGGAAAGACAAGGGTCCTGACGCCCGCCTCACCTCCTGGAGCGTGGAGGACTTCACCAGGAAGGGCGATAACTATGCCTGCGTCGTCAGCAGCGTGCGAGCCAGCTACACcaagggcaagggggaaggggaggtcgtGTACGTCGTGAAGCTGAACCCTTGTAGGAATTTGGAATCGTTCAGGGAGTTCACCCACACGGTCTTCGAGAAAGAGTGCCGGTTCTACCTGTCGCTCGTCCCCGAACTGAACCGGGTGCTGGAGGGCGCCAGCCAGACCCTCCTGCGGGTTCCGAGGTGTTATCACGGTACCCTCGAGGACGACAGAGAAATGATATTCTTAGAGGACCTCCGGCCAAGGGGCTTCAAGATGTTTGACCGCAAAAAGGGTCTTGACGTTGCCCACGCCACCCTGATCCTGCAGGAGCTCGCCAGACTCCACGCGGCGTCCGTCCTTCTGCAGGCAGAGACTCCCGACGAAGACCTGTCCGAAAAATACAGCTTTCTGAAGCGCGACTGGCTTGACGTCGGGAGCGACTCGCCCCACAGCATCCAGTCCCTCTTTGACAGCTACCTTTGCAACGCCATCGAGATTCTGAAGACTGTGGGCGGCTACGAGAGGGCTATAGCATGGGTGGAGAGCCTCAGGCCAGACTTGGAACAGATCTTCAAGTCGAAACTGGGAATGGCGAAGTTCAACGTGGTCTGTCATGGCGACTGCTGGAATAATAATGTTTTATTCAG GTACGACGCCGAAGGCTGCCCTGTGGAGGTGATGCTCCTCGACCTCCAGCTGTGCCGCAGGGCCTCCCCAGCCACCGACCTCAACTACTTCCTCTACACCAGCATCACGGGCGACGTCAGGAAGCCTAACCTCGAGAAATTCTTGGCCTCTTACTACACCATCTTCGCCTCGGTCCTCCGCTCGGCTGGCTTCGAGGACTTCCTTTCGGAAAAGGAATTGACGGAGGTCTTCCGGGATCACAACGTCATCGCAGGCCATCTTCTCTATGATGATCGTGCCCATGGTCCTCATGGAATCCGACGACGTGCCGGATCTCTCGACGCTCACGGATGA
- the LOC125047207 gene encoding uncharacterized protein LOC125047207, whose amino-acid sequence MADQKAAAPDAPAEPKKTPHSLIKEEQVRAALRADKGPDASLTSWGVKDFTKKGDNYACTVTSIEARYSLHGVEEEVTYIAKLNPCRQMGSLNSFTIVVFEKESGFYKEIAPLLDAELKSIGQKPLKFAKCFALSTETENEVIILEDLRPAGFKMFDRRKGMDKAHVTLVVKELGRLHAASKLLMAKLPYKLEEKFPFIAKDFTSFNENKFQDIFHWYCTNAAEMAERIGGYENVAAWLRDAAPNCINMFEEQTKSNPPFEVICHGDAWNNNVLFRYDDEGVPTDVRLVDLQICRKSSPATDLNYLMYTSLNGNDRKENLDHILDAYYSSFSQVLRQGKEHPPYTAEEMKQEYRAKHLFGLLMAIMVVPIVVSEASEVMDLDNVKTDDVELFMKEQRERMLKQLDSNPLLRPRLLSVFDDMVEYGVIV is encoded by the exons TGGCGGATCAAAAGGCAGCAGCTCCAGACGCTCCGGCGGAACCCAAGAAGACGCCCCACAGCCTGATCAAGGAGGAGCAGGTGCGGGCGGCGCTGCGGGCAGACAAGGGCCCCGACGCCAGCCTCACGTCCTGGGGTGTCAAGGACTTCACGAAGAAGGGGGACAACTATGCCTGCACCGTCACCAGCATCGAAGCGCGGTACAGTCTGCATGGCGTGGAGGAAGAGGTGACATACATCGCCAAACTGAACCCTTGTCGCCAAATGGGTTCTCTTAACAGCTTCACCATCGTGGTCTTTGAGAAGGAATCTGGGTTTTATAAGGAAATTGCACCGTTGCTCGATGCGGAGTTGAAGTCCATAGGTCAAAAGCCCCTGAAATTCGCCAAATGTTTCGCTCTCTCCACCGAGACAGAAAATGAAGTGATCATTCTCGAAGACTTGCGACCTGCAGGCTTCAAAATGTTCGACCGTAGGAAGGGCATGGACAAAGCTCACGTAACCTTGGTTGTCAAAGAGCTCGGGAGGCTTCACGCGGCGTCGAAGCTATTGATGGCCAAATTACCTTACAAGCTGGAGGAGAAGTTTCCTTTCATTGCGAAAGACTTTACATCATTCAATGAAAATAAGTTCCAAGACATCTTCCACTGGTATTGTACTAACGCAGCAGAGATGGCGGAGCGAATCGGTGGCTACGAGAATGTGGCGGCTTGGCTGCGAGACGCCGCGCCCAACTGCATTAACATGTTCGAGGAACAGACGAAAAGCAACCCTCCGTTTGAGGTCATATGCCACGGGGACGCTTGGAACAACAATGTCCTGTTCAG GTACGACGACGAGGGCGTTCCGACCGACGTGAGGCTGGTGGACCTCCAGATCTGCCGCAAGTCCTCTCCAGCAACCGACCTCAACTACCTCATGTACACGAGTCTGAATGGGAACGACCGCAAAGAAAACCTAGACCACATCCTCGACGCCTACTACAGCTCCTTCAGCCAGGTCCTGCGCCAGGGCAAGGAGCACCCGCCGTACACAGCCGAAGAGATGAAGCAAGAGTACCGGGCCAAGCACCTCTTCGGCCTCCTGATGGCCATCATGGTCGTGCCCATTGTGGTGAGCGAGGCATCTGAAGTCATGGACCTGGATAACGTGAAAACCGACGATGTGGAGCTGTTCATGAAGGAACAGCGGGAGAGGATGCTCAAGCAGCTCGATAGTAATCCTCTTCTAAGGCCGCGTCTGCTCAGTGTCTTCGACGATATGGTCGAGTACGGAGTCATCGTCTGA